From Chloroflexaceae bacterium, the proteins below share one genomic window:
- a CDS encoding low molecular weight phosphotyrosine protein phosphatase, which produces MERQEPVGVLFVCMGNICRSPMAEAIFRRQVADAGLDGRFLIDSAGTGSWHVGEPPHLGTLTVLARRGIDPGDRRARQITRHDFDRFDYIVAMDHENLAALERFRRDGRAQVSLLLSHAPGLNVREVPDPYYTGGFDRVFDLVEAGCRGLLAHIREREGML; this is translated from the coding sequence ATGGAGCGGCAGGAACCTGTTGGGGTTCTGTTTGTTTGTATGGGAAATATCTGCCGTTCGCCAATGGCCGAGGCCATCTTTCGGCGCCAGGTGGCCGACGCCGGGCTCGATGGGCGTTTTCTCATCGATTCGGCCGGGACGGGGAGCTGGCACGTGGGCGAACCGCCCCATCTCGGCACCCTCACCGTCCTGGCCCGCCGGGGCATCGACCCGGGTGACCGGCGCGCGCGGCAGATTACGCGCCACGATTTCGACCGCTTCGATTATATCGTCGCTATGGACCATGAGAACCTGGCCGCGCTCGAACGCTTCCGTCGCGATGGCCGCGCCCAGGTCAGCCTGTTGCTCTCGCACGCCCCCGGCCTGAACGTGCGTGAGGTGCCCGATCCCTACTACACCGGCGGTTTTGACCGGGTCTTCGACCTGGTCGAGGCCGGTTGCCGCGGTTTGCTTGCCCATATCCGCGAACGGGAAGGCATGCTATGA
- a CDS encoding S1 RNA-binding domain-containing protein produces MSVQPDQETLESNEELDWTRLLDEYDYARPQRGELREGLVMQIEDSGILVSIGTKREGVIPAQDLRQMGEEFLSGLKVGDRIQVYVQEPENRDGDLILSLTMVQVAKDWEYAEQLFKDGGITRCKVIGFNKGGLLVQFNRIRGFVPASQVAQLHGRTAAEERQQALQKMVNQEIPLKVIEVDRERNRLVLSERSATQEWRKAQKHRLLTELQPGDVLTGRVNQLTNFGAFIDLGGADGLAHISELSWQRVNHPREVLQPGQEVKVVVVEIDRERERIGLSIRQLQTNPWETIDQRYALGQLVSGPVTNVTPFGAFVQVEEAVEGLIHASELDADPQVQPRDVLQPGQIVTAKVISLDRQRQRMGLSLRRVSESESRPGESESTAVSGAETVAQASAESAR; encoded by the coding sequence ATGTCGGTGCAACCGGATCAAGAGACCCTGGAAAGCAATGAGGAACTCGACTGGACCAGGCTGCTCGATGAGTATGATTACGCCCGTCCACAGCGCGGCGAGCTGCGCGAGGGGCTGGTAATGCAAATCGAAGATAGCGGCATTCTGGTCTCGATTGGCACGAAACGCGAAGGCGTGATTCCCGCCCAGGATCTCCGGCAGATGGGTGAGGAGTTCCTCAGCGGTCTGAAAGTTGGCGATAGGATCCAGGTCTATGTCCAGGAGCCCGAAAACCGCGACGGCGATCTCATTCTTTCGCTGACGATGGTGCAGGTGGCGAAGGACTGGGAGTACGCCGAGCAGTTATTTAAGGACGGCGGCATTACGCGCTGCAAGGTGATTGGGTTCAACAAGGGCGGTCTGCTCGTCCAGTTTAACCGCATCCGCGGTTTCGTCCCCGCCTCGCAGGTGGCCCAGCTCCACGGGCGCACGGCGGCCGAGGAGCGGCAGCAGGCGTTGCAGAAGATGGTCAACCAGGAGATTCCCCTCAAGGTCATCGAGGTGGATCGCGAGCGCAACCGTCTGGTGCTCTCCGAGCGCAGCGCGACCCAGGAGTGGCGCAAGGCGCAGAAGCACCGCCTGCTTACCGAGTTGCAGCCCGGTGATGTGCTGACTGGACGCGTCAATCAACTCACCAACTTCGGCGCCTTTATTGACCTCGGTGGCGCCGATGGCCTGGCCCACATCTCCGAACTGAGCTGGCAGCGGGTCAACCATCCGCGCGAAGTGCTGCAACCCGGCCAGGAAGTCAAGGTGGTCGTCGTCGAAATTGACCGCGAGCGTGAGCGCATCGGCCTCTCTATCCGCCAGTTGCAGACCAACCCGTGGGAGACGATTGACCAGCGCTATGCTCTGGGGCAACTGGTGTCCGGCCCGGTGACGAATGTTACCCCCTTCGGCGCCTTCGTACAGGTGGAGGAAGCTGTTGAGGGCCTGATCCACGCCAGCGAACTGGACGCGGACCCGCAGGTCCAGCCGCGCGATGTCTTGCAGCCCGGACAGATCGTGACCGCCAAGGTGATCAGTCTGGATCGCCAGCGGCAACGGATGGGCCTCTCGCTCCGCCGCGTAAGCGAGAGTGAGAGCCGGCCCGGCGAGAGCGAGTCCACGGCGGTGTCGGGCGCAGAGACGGTCGCCCAGGCGTCCGCCGAGAGTGCCAGGTAG
- a CDS encoding ornithine cyclodeaminase, whose protein sequence is MRILSADDVHQAVPMPAAIDAVESAFVRLSAGQADVPLRLHVETPAPPGVSFVMPARLDGAPTPALGVKVVSVFPGNRDQGEPAIYALVTLFDPETGRPLAVLDGTYLTALRTGAASGVATRHMARADAKVLALFGAGAQALPQALAVCAVRAIERIWIVNRTPARAYELVERLRAAGLGQDVRVAADPTQALMEADVICTATASPTPLFADGDVRPGTHINSVGSYRPSMAEIPPATVARAHVVVDHRRAAWAEAGDLIQARDAGWITEDHVIGELGEVAAGTAPGRPAPEAITFFKSVGNAVQDVAVAALALARARELGIGVEIEW, encoded by the coding sequence ATGCGCATTCTTTCGGCTGATGATGTGCACCAGGCCGTGCCGATGCCGGCGGCGATTGACGCCGTCGAAAGCGCCTTCGTGCGCCTCTCGGCCGGTCAGGCCGATGTTCCGTTGCGCCTCCACGTCGAAACCCCCGCGCCCCCGGGGGTCAGCTTTGTGATGCCCGCGCGCCTTGACGGGGCGCCGACGCCCGCCCTCGGCGTCAAGGTGGTCTCGGTGTTCCCCGGCAATCGCGATCAGGGCGAGCCAGCCATTTATGCGCTCGTCACCCTGTTTGACCCGGAGACGGGGCGACCACTGGCTGTGCTCGATGGGACCTATCTCACCGCCCTGCGCACCGGGGCGGCTTCGGGGGTGGCGACGCGCCACATGGCCCGCGCCGATGCGAAGGTGCTGGCGCTGTTCGGGGCGGGGGCCCAGGCGCTGCCGCAGGCGCTCGCCGTGTGCGCCGTGCGCGCGATTGAGCGCATCTGGATCGTGAATCGCACTCCCGCGCGGGCCTATGAGCTGGTGGAGCGGCTGCGGGCCGCCGGTCTGGGCCAGGACGTGCGGGTCGCGGCTGACCCCACCCAGGCGCTGATGGAGGCCGATGTCATCTGCACGGCCACCGCCTCGCCCACGCCGCTCTTTGCCGACGGCGATGTGCGTCCGGGTACGCACATCAATAGTGTGGGCTCTTATAGACCCTCAATGGCCGAAATCCCGCCCGCGACCGTGGCCCGCGCCCATGTGGTGGTCGATCACCGGCGCGCCGCCTGGGCCGAGGCCGGCGATCTCATCCAGGCCCGTGACGCGGGCTGGATCACCGAGGATCACGTGATCGGCGAACTGGGGGAGGTGGCCGCTGGCACGGCGCCGGGGCGTCCTGCTCCTGAAGCCATCACCTTCTTCAAATCGGTAGGGAACGCCGTGCAGGACGTGGCAGTGGCCGCCCTGGCCCTCGCGCGGGCGCGCGAGCTTGGTATCGGGGTTGAGATAGAATGGTGA
- a CDS encoding 3-hydroxyacyl-CoA dehydrogenase NAD-binding domain-containing protein: MKTICVVGTGYVGLTTGVCFADLGNTVTCVEINQEKLAILRSGKAPIYEPGLEELQERNMRAGRLSFTDDYAAALDGAELVFITVGTPMGPDGAADLS, from the coding sequence TTGAAAACTATCTGCGTCGTTGGCACCGGTTATGTGGGGCTTACCACTGGCGTGTGCTTCGCTGATCTGGGCAATACCGTCACCTGCGTCGAGATTAATCAGGAAAAGCTCGCGATCCTCCGCAGCGGCAAAGCGCCGATCTACGAGCCGGGTCTTGAAGAATTGCAAGAGCGGAACATGCGCGCCGGGCGGCTGAGTTTTACCGATGACTACGCCGCAGCCCTCGACGGGGCCGAACTGGTCTTCATCACCGTCGGCACTCCCATGGGCCCCGACGGCGCCGCCGACCTCAGCCA